A window from Neodiprion fabricii isolate iyNeoFabr1 chromosome 2, iyNeoFabr1.1, whole genome shotgun sequence encodes these proteins:
- the LOC124176010 gene encoding tribbles homolog 2-like — translation MRVARQHPLHLQVTRTNNGKFLVNSNGSQHDVGVQQQRQHQYLQQQQLLLQQQQQQQQQRQQQQQQQQQQQQQQQQEEQQQQQQQKTTNEETTNSNVSTAIFPSCETVPTPNHGPTLLGERFLLVGPAEGSALYRCIDVKTGQQLVAKALTVGDKGGQALLEAHLRLDGTGAASGIAGVVDAPGGRRYLLLEGHHGDLHAYVRARRRLREPEARRLFRQAAKAVSTCHENGVVLRDLKLRKFVFADEARTKLRLESLEDAVIVEDDNDKLADRRGCPAYVAPEVLRSGRAYSGKAADIWSLGVLLYTMLVGRYPFNDAEHASLFAKISRGQFIVPEGLSPRARCLVKALLRKEPAERPHGEDVVRHPWLSRPLNYPQPAARSPYDQLVPQAATNYSQD, via the exons ATGAGAGTTGCTAGGCAGCATCCGTTGCATTTACAAGTGACGCGAACGAATAATGGAAAATTTCTCGTCAATTCGAACGGTAGTCAACACGATGTTGGCGTTCAGCAGCAACGGCAACACCAGTATCTGCAGCAACAGCAACTGCTGctacagcagcagcagcagcagcagcagcaacgacagcaacaacaacagcagcagcaacagcagcagcagcaacagcagcaagaggaacaacagcaacagcaacagcaaaaAACGACGAACGAAGAGACGACGAACAGTAATGTTTCGACGGCGATATTTCCGAGCTGCGAAACCGTCCCGACGCCAAATCATGGACCAACTCTGTTGGGGGAAAGGTTCTTGCTCGTCGGACCCGCCGAGGGCAGCGCGCTGTATCGATGCATCGACGTGAAAACTGGTCAGCAACTCGTTGCCAAG GCATTGACTGTCGGCGACAAGGGAGGTCAGGCCCTTCTCGAGGCGCATCTTCGTCTCGACGGAACCGGGGCGGCGAGTGGAATTGCTGGAGTCGTCGACGCGCCTGGTGGACGACGGTACCTTCTCCTCGAGGGACACCACGGCGATCTTCACGCCTACGTAAGAGCCCGTAGACGACTGCGGGAGCCCGAGGCTCGTCGTCTCTTCAGACAGGCTGCCAAGGCCGTTTCAACCTGTCACGAGAACGGCGTCGTTTTACGGGATCTGAAATTACGGAAATTCGTATTCGCCGACGAAGCAAG GACGAAATTACGTTTGGAAAGTTTGGAGGATGCTGTGATCGTCGAAGACGACAATGATAAACTTGCTGACCGGAGAGGATGTCCGGCGTACGTTGCACCGGAAGTTTTACGCTCCGGACGTGCGTACTCCGGAAAAGCAGCTGACATTTGGTCGCTTGGGGTTCTTCTCTACACAATGCTCGTCGGTCGGTATCCCTTTAACGACGCCGAGCACGCTTCTTTATTCGCTAAAATATCACGTGGACAATTCATCGTTCCTGAAGGACTCAGTCCGAGGGCTCGGTGCCTGGTCAAGGCTCTGCTGAGGAAGGAACCTGCAGAACGTCCGCACGGAGAAGATGTTGTCCGACATCCATGGCTATCAAGACCTCTGAATTATCCTCAACCGGCAGCACGATCACCCTACGATCAGCTCGTACCGCAAGCGGCAACGAATTACTCTCAAGACTGA